From Roseateles sp. SL47:
AGCTGCTGCAAAAGCTGTGGCGTGGTGAGCAGGTGAGCATGCCAGGTGTCGACGGCGAACCGACCGCTATCGTCACCTTTCCCCGCCCCACGCAACCCGCATTGAAATTCTGGCTCACCTGCAAGAGCGAAGAGGGTTGGGCCGCTGCGGGTCGCATGGGCGCGAATGTGCTGGCCATGATGGGAGCCTCAAAAACGGCGCTGGCGCAATGCATCGCCACCTACCGCCGGGCACGCGCGGAGGTGGGTCTGCCCGCCGACAGCGGCACGGTGAGCGTGATGCTGCACACCTACATCGACAACGATGCAACGCGCGCCAAGGCCAAGACACGTGAGCCGCTGCAGTCCTACCTCGAGGACTACATCCAGCAATACCGGACGCTGGCGGACCCGGCCATTCAGCAGCAGGTCCTGAGCCACAAGAACGACTTCCTTGATTTCGCCTTCGAGCGCTATTTCGAACAGGCCTCGCTGCTGGGTCCGCAGAGCAAGTGCCAGGGCCTCCTCAACGAACTCGGCGATATGGGTGTGAATGAAATCGCCTGCCTGATCGACTTCGGCATTGATGACAACGACGTCATCGCGAGCCTCGCCCTTCTGGCCGACATGGCGAACGAGCGTCGCCGCGCCCACGCCCCATCACCCGCCCACCACGCCTCTTTTCCGGAACCCGCATGACGACGCCCAACGCCCCCAGCACTCCAAGCGCCCTCACCCAGATCGACCGCCTGGCGCCGCATGCCCGCGAATTGCTGCTCGCCAAGCTGAGTGAGCGTGCCCGAGGCGCATCTCAGCGCCAGATCGAACTCGTGCGCCGCCCCGCAGACTGGCTCTCCCTCGACAAACGGCCGCTGCTGAGCCTCTTTGCTGCGGCCGAGGAAGCCCCCGTGGACGCCGTCTCCATTACGTGCATGAGCGACCGTGTGGTCGGCAATGGTTACTCCCTCACCGACATCACACATGGGGTATGCGGCGATATGCCCTTGCTCACCAATGTGCGGGACCTGTCGATTGGCCGCATCGCCACGCTGACGCTGCCGCGCACCTACAGCCAGATCTATACCCAGCGCGGTGACATCGTTCGGCTGGTTCAGCAAAGCCTCCACATGGCAGCGGTACTGGGGGCCAAGGCGGTGTCGCTCACCGGCCTCATTCCTTCCGCCACGGACTATGGTCGCGCCGTGACCCATGGTCCCCAACTCCCCCAGATGACCACCGGCCACGCCACCACCATTTCCTCGGTGGTGCTCGCGTTGCAGCGCCTGCTGCGTGAAACCGGGCGGCGACTCGCAGACGAAGACCTCAGCTTCATCGGCCTGGGCTCCATCGGCGGTTCGACCTTGCGCCTCATGCTGGCCACGATGGAACACCCCAAAAGCCTGACGCTGTGTGATGTGTATGCCAAGCGCGCCGATGTCGACCAGCTGATGCAGGAGATCCGCAACACCTACGGTTTTGAGGGCCAACTTCGCTTTGTGGTGTCTCAACGGGTATGCCCGGACGAGGTCTACACCGCCAGTGTGGTGGTGGGCGCCACCAACGCGCCCAATGTGCTGGACGTGGCCAAGCTGCGGCCGGGCACGCTCATCGTCGATGACTCCGACCCGCATTGTTTCGACGCGGAGGCAGCCATCCAGCGTTTTGAGCAGGCGGGCGACATTCTCTTCACCGAGGGCGGCGCATTGCGCGCACCGGACGTGATCCGGCACCGCATCTACCTGCCCGAGCAATTCGAGTGGGCGCTGCAATACCCCGTCGATGATGACAATGCCCACCACATCACCGGCTGCATCTTCTCCAGCCTGCTGACGGCCCGCTACGGCTACCCCGCCACGCTGGGTTATGTCGACCAGGAGGACGCCCAGGTGCACCTGTCAGGGCTGGTGAAGTATGGCTACACCGCCGCCAACCTGCATTGCGGCACTTACCGGCTGGCGCCGGAGCGCATCGCTGCCTTCCGCAGGACCCACGGACGGACCGACACCGAGGCGGTCGAACTTCGCTTTGACGACGCGCTGTTGAAGCGCCGCATTTCCGCTCCCGCGTAACCCCGACGCCTGACGAGCCCCTGTTGACCTTGCCGCCACGCTCCGCGCAACACGATGGCGTTGGCGGCAAGAACGCCTCATCAACCACCGCCGCCGCATGACGCTCCCGCTCGATTCGCTGCCCAACTTCTATGCCGTGCTGCGTCACTGGGCCGCCCTTCGCCCGCAGCAGGTGGCTTTCCACTTCATGCCCGACGGCGAGGGCATTCAGGAGGTGCTGACCTTCGGCGAGTTGGATCGGCGCGCCCGTGCCATCGCCGCCCGTCTTCAGGCCCGGGAGTGGAGCCAGGCGCCCCTGCTGCTGCAATACCGTCCGGGGCTGAACTTCATCGTGGCCTTCTTTGCCTGCCTCTATGCCGGCGCAATCGCGGTGCCGGCTTATCCGCCCACCAACAACCGGTCGAAGTCCAGCCGCCTGCGGGCATTGGTTCAAAGCTGTGGGGCACGGGCCGTCCTCACCGACGGCGACACGCTGCCCGACCTGAACACCGCCGACCTCACCCTGGGCCTGCCCCTCCTGCGCACCGACACCGAGGACGCCACAGAAGGCGCCACAGAAGGCACCACAGAAGGCGCCACATGGACCGACCCCGGCGCGGGCAGCGAGGACATTGCCTTCCTGCAGTATTCCTCCGGTTCCACGGGTGACCCCAAGGGCGTGATCATCACCCACGGCAATCTGCTGCACAACCAGCGGTCCATCCGTGAGGCCATGGGGAACGGCGATCACACCATCTTCGCAAGCTGGCTCCCGCTCTTCCATGACATGGGCCTGGTGGGCAATGTCATGCAGCCGCTGTACCTGGGCATCCCCTGCTACCTGATGCCACCCATGGCGTTCATGCAGCAGCCTCGGCGCTGGCTGGAAGTGATCTCCCGGTATCGCGTCACATGCACCGGTGGCCCCAATTTCGCATTTGATCTGTGTGTGGATCGCATTCCAGAACACGAACGCGCAGGCTTGGATCTATCGAGCTGGGCGGTGGCCTACAACGGCTCAGAGCCGGTTCGACCGGAAACGCTGCGTCGATTTTCCGAGGCCTATCGTCCCCATGGACTGGATGGCGGCGCGCTCTACCCCTGCTACGGTCTGGCCGAGGGGTCCCTCCTGGTGAGCGGTCCTGAGGCGGGTCGCGGGCCATCGTTGTTGACCGTCGACAGCGCAGCACTCGAAGAAGGTCGGATCGAGCCGTCCGGAACGCCATCGCCAGCATCGGTCCGGCAGCTCACCAGTTGCGGAAAGATCTGGGGTGGGCAGACGGTGAAGGTGATCGACCCCGTCCGACGGACCGTGTGCCCGCCGGGTCAGGTGGGTGAAATCTGGCTGCAGGGACCAAGCATCACCCGGGGCTACTGGAAACGCCCCGATGCTGACGCGGCGCTCATCGTCCCCCGCGAAGACCAGCCGGGCGAAGGGGCCTACTGCCGTACAGGCGACCTCGGTGCGTTTGTGAACGATGAGCTCTACATCACCGGGCGCCTCAAGGAAGTTCTGATCGTGCGCGGGCGCAATCACTACCCGCAGGACATCGAGCAGTCGGTACAAGCCGCATGGCCGGGCTTCGTGCGCGGAGGTGGCGCCGCCTTCCTCGACGAGGACCGTCTGGTGCTGGTCCAGGAAATCGGGCGCACCTATCTGCGTCAGTTCGATGCCGACGCAGCCACCCGCATCGCCCGCGAGGTGCTCGCCGAACAACACGGTCTCACGCTGGCAGCCCTGGTGCCCATCAAGCCCGCCACGCTGGCCAAGACATCCAGCGGCAAGATCCGCCGGCAGGCCATGCGCGAAAGCTACCGCGATGGGAGCCTTATCCGCGTGGATGCACCTTCACCCTCAGCCGCAGCCGCAGCCGCAGCCGCAGCCGAGCCCATGGTGGACGCCGATCAGCCGCTTCCCACGCCCTTCCCACAGCTTTGCGACGTCCTGGCCACGATGGGCGTACACGCCGAAGGGCTGGCACCGGAGACGACGCTCTGGCAGCTTGGCCTGGACTCGCTCCAGATCGTGGATCTGCACATCCGGCTGGGGCATCTGCCGGGACAAACGCCGTCGCTGGACACCCTGTTCAGCGGCATCACGTTGATGGACCTGGCGGCCAGCCTTGGGGACCGCCCTGCCGCCCCACCCCTCCGCCCCCTGGCGCCCGCGTCGGCCCCAGCCACGCACGACGGGGAGCTGCCGCTGGTGACGCCCTACCAGGCGGCCATCTGGCTGAGGCAACAGCAGCAGCCCGCTGAACCGTTCTACAACCTGTCGGTGGCGCTGGAATTCGACGCGCCCATGGCCCCGGACGACATCGACCGCGCTGTTGCCCACCTGGTGTCGCAGCACCGCCATCTCCGGCAGCGGCTGGTGGTGGGTGGCGACGGCATCCTGACCTGGCAGGACTGTGCGGCGCCAGTGCCACGTCGCGTGTCGGCGGAGGGTTGGAGCGAGCCCCGCCTGGATGCCCTGCTCCGTGAAATCCGGGCCACCCCATTTGCGTTGGAAGCAGAAGCGCCGGTGCGCGCGTGTGTGATTGGCCAGGGACGGAGCACCTGGCTCGTCCTTTGCATCCATCACATCGCCACCGACTTCACCGGCGCCAGCCATCTGGTGGCCGAGTTGCTGCACACGCTGGCAGCTCCGGCGCGGCGGGTGCCCGGGCAAGATCTGGGTCGGACAGCGGCCGGCCTATTGAATCGGCTGGCCGCCCCGGGCGAAGACCTGCCTGCGGACTGGCTGGCCAGCCTCGCCGCCGCGCCCGCAGACATCGATCTGGGGCTGGGAGCGCCGCGGTCCGCAGATGCCGGCCCCGGGGCGCTTGCGCAGTGCTACGCCCATCTGGACGCGGGACTGTTCCGAGCCTGCCGACAACTGGCCCCCCAGGCGGGCGGCACGCTCAACGTGTTTCTCGCCTCGGCATTCGCGGCACTCCTGCACCGCTACAGCGGGCAGTCCTCGTTCTGCCTGGGCATGCCGTTCTCGGTGCGTCCGCCGGCCCTGGCGGACTGGCCGGGCAGTGCGGTCAACATGGTGCCCATCGCGTTCGAGTTCGCCGCGCAGCAGAGCCTGACGGCGCTGGTGGCGCAGACCACCCGCGCCGTCGTGCAGGGGCTCAGGTACCGTCATGTGCCCCTCACCATCGTGGCCGACCGGGTACGGCGTCTCCAGCCGGACCGCACACGCATCTTTGATGCGGTCTTCATTTGCCAGTCCGACAGCCCCGCGAACGGCGGCTTGCCGGCCACCCTGCTCGCCGGCTGCGACGATTGGCACCCGCTGCCAGAAAGGCCCGAACTCCGGGTGCGCTCGCGCCGCGTCCCTTCCACCGCCGGTCAGGCGCTCCTCACGCTGCTGGTGTTCCCCGATGAAGAAGGGGGCGCCCGCCTGTCGCTTGAGTACGACCGGGCGCGCATTCCGCAGGCGTTTGCCCAACGGATCCTGGGTCACTATGAGGGCCTGCTCCGGGCCGCTGTACGGCAACCCGATCAGCCTCTGCACGCATGGGACTACCTGCCCGCGACGGAATTGGATCAGCAGTGGCTGCAATGGAATGCGACGGGGTGGGACTCCGTCCCGCCAGAAGCATCCACATCCTCGCTCGTTCAGATGTTCCTGCAGCAGGCACATCGGAGGCCCACGCATACGGCGGTTGCCGATGCCCAGGGCGCCCAACTCAGCTATGCCGAGTTGCACCGGTTTGCGCAAGGCATACGCCACCTGTTGGAGCAACGCGAAGTGAAGCCCGGGGACTGCGTTGGCATTGCATTGCCTCGCAACCACCGGCTGCCCGCCGCCATCCTGGGTGTGCTGATGTGCGGCGCGGCCTATGTGCCGCTCGACCTGGACTACCCGCCGGAGCGTTTGCGCCACATCCTGAAGACCAGCGGAGCTGGCGTGGTGGTAACCGTGGCCGGACACGCCGGTGAGTTCCAGTCAAGCGGAGCCCGTTGCCTGCTGCTGGATGGCCTCACGGCGGATGCGTTGGCCCCCGTGCCGTCTGCAGGCCCGGCACCGGCCGGAGGGGCCGGTTTCCCCCATGCCGGGGACCTGGCCTATGTGCTGTTCACCTCCGGGTCGACCGGCCAGCCCAAGGGCGTTCAGGTGACCCATGGCAACGTACTGGCCTTGCTGGACTGGGCACGCCAGTGCTTCACTGAAGCGGAACGTGACCGCGTGCTGGCGTCCACCTCCGTTTGCTTTGACCTCTCGGTGTTCGAGCTCTTCGTGCCCTTGTGCCTGGGAACGACCTGCGTGATCACACCGCGAGTGCTGGACCTGATCGAACAGCCCAGCCTCGGCATCACCATGATCAACACCGTGCCGTCGGCGATTGAAGCCCTGCTGGCGTCGGGTTCGGTGCCCGCCACGGTGTCCACGGCGCTGGTGGCGGGTGAGCCCTTCCGGCAGGCGCTGGTGGATCGGCTCTACCGCGACAGCGGCGTGCGCCGCGTCCTGGACCTGTACGGCCCGACCGAGGACACCGTGTACTCCACGTTCGCCGAGCGCCGCCCCGCAGGCCGGGAATCGATCGGGCGCGCACTGCCCGGCACCCGCGTCTACCTGTTGGACGCTGCGCAACAGCCGGTGCCCATCGGCTTGCCTGGCGAGCTGTACCTGGCGGGCAAGGGAATGAGCATGGGTTACAAGGGCCGCGACGACCTGACAGACGCAGCCTTTGCACTGCCCGCCGCTCTGACACACCTGGAGACCCGCGCCTACCGCACCGGTGACATCGTCCGCCTGGCGGAGGACGGGGAGATTCTCTACATCGGGCGGCGTGACCATCAGATCAAACTGCGGGGCTACCGCATCGAATTGCAGGAAATCGACGCCTGCCTGGCGGGCAGTGGCCTGGTGCGAGAGGCCGTGGCCGATGTCGTCAGCACCCCGGCGGGCCAGCTCGTCCTGGTGGCACATGTGGCGTGGCCCGACGGCGTTGACGCGCCCAGCGCCAGCCAAGCACTGAATGCCCAGCTCGCGCGCCATCTGCCGCATTACATGCGCCCGCAGCACCTGCTGGTGCTGGGAGCACTGCCTCGCACGCTGAACGGCAAGATCGACCGCCGAGCGCTTCCGCGCGTGCTGACGGAGCCACTGGCACAACACCAGGAAGCTCCCCTGGAGCCGGGCCTCATGGTCGAGCTCGCCGCTGTCTGGGCTGAGGTGCTGGGCACGGCCCCCACCAGCAGGCATGCGAATTTCATCGAGCTGGGCGGCAATTCGCTCAGCGCGGTCCAGCTACGGGTGGCCCTGCAGCGACGCTGGTCGCTCGACGTGCCACTCGCTGTCCTGCTGACCCTGCCCGTGCTGAACGAACAGGCCATGGTCTTGGCCGAACTGCGTGGGTCGGCGACAGCCGAAGCCGCCCGCAACGC
This genomic window contains:
- a CDS encoding amino acid adenylation protein, translating into MTTPNAPSTPSALTQIDRLAPHARELLLAKLSERARGASQRQIELVRRPADWLSLDKRPLLSLFAAAEEAPVDAVSITCMSDRVVGNGYSLTDITHGVCGDMPLLTNVRDLSIGRIATLTLPRTYSQIYTQRGDIVRLVQQSLHMAAVLGAKAVSLTGLIPSATDYGRAVTHGPQLPQMTTGHATTISSVVLALQRLLRETGRRLADEDLSFIGLGSIGGSTLRLMLATMEHPKSLTLCDVYAKRADVDQLMQEIRNTYGFEGQLRFVVSQRVCPDEVYTASVVVGATNAPNVLDVAKLRPGTLIVDDSDPHCFDAEAAIQRFEQAGDILFTEGGALRAPDVIRHRIYLPEQFEWALQYPVDDDNAHHITGCIFSSLLTARYGYPATLGYVDQEDAQVHLSGLVKYGYTAANLHCGTYRLAPERIAAFRRTHGRTDTEAVELRFDDALLKRRISAPA
- a CDS encoding non-ribosomal peptide synthetase; this encodes MTLPLDSLPNFYAVLRHWAALRPQQVAFHFMPDGEGIQEVLTFGELDRRARAIAARLQAREWSQAPLLLQYRPGLNFIVAFFACLYAGAIAVPAYPPTNNRSKSSRLRALVQSCGARAVLTDGDTLPDLNTADLTLGLPLLRTDTEDATEGATEGTTEGATWTDPGAGSEDIAFLQYSSGSTGDPKGVIITHGNLLHNQRSIREAMGNGDHTIFASWLPLFHDMGLVGNVMQPLYLGIPCYLMPPMAFMQQPRRWLEVISRYRVTCTGGPNFAFDLCVDRIPEHERAGLDLSSWAVAYNGSEPVRPETLRRFSEAYRPHGLDGGALYPCYGLAEGSLLVSGPEAGRGPSLLTVDSAALEEGRIEPSGTPSPASVRQLTSCGKIWGGQTVKVIDPVRRTVCPPGQVGEIWLQGPSITRGYWKRPDADAALIVPREDQPGEGAYCRTGDLGAFVNDELYITGRLKEVLIVRGRNHYPQDIEQSVQAAWPGFVRGGGAAFLDEDRLVLVQEIGRTYLRQFDADAATRIAREVLAEQHGLTLAALVPIKPATLAKTSSGKIRRQAMRESYRDGSLIRVDAPSPSAAAAAAAAAEPMVDADQPLPTPFPQLCDVLATMGVHAEGLAPETTLWQLGLDSLQIVDLHIRLGHLPGQTPSLDTLFSGITLMDLAASLGDRPAAPPLRPLAPASAPATHDGELPLVTPYQAAIWLRQQQQPAEPFYNLSVALEFDAPMAPDDIDRAVAHLVSQHRHLRQRLVVGGDGILTWQDCAAPVPRRVSAEGWSEPRLDALLREIRATPFALEAEAPVRACVIGQGRSTWLVLCIHHIATDFTGASHLVAELLHTLAAPARRVPGQDLGRTAAGLLNRLAAPGEDLPADWLASLAAAPADIDLGLGAPRSADAGPGALAQCYAHLDAGLFRACRQLAPQAGGTLNVFLASAFAALLHRYSGQSSFCLGMPFSVRPPALADWPGSAVNMVPIAFEFAAQQSLTALVAQTTRAVVQGLRYRHVPLTIVADRVRRLQPDRTRIFDAVFICQSDSPANGGLPATLLAGCDDWHPLPERPELRVRSRRVPSTAGQALLTLLVFPDEEGGARLSLEYDRARIPQAFAQRILGHYEGLLRAAVRQPDQPLHAWDYLPATELDQQWLQWNATGWDSVPPEASTSSLVQMFLQQAHRRPTHTAVADAQGAQLSYAELHRFAQGIRHLLEQREVKPGDCVGIALPRNHRLPAAILGVLMCGAAYVPLDLDYPPERLRHILKTSGAGVVVTVAGHAGEFQSSGARCLLLDGLTADALAPVPSAGPAPAGGAGFPHAGDLAYVLFTSGSTGQPKGVQVTHGNVLALLDWARQCFTEAERDRVLASTSVCFDLSVFELFVPLCLGTTCVITPRVLDLIEQPSLGITMINTVPSAIEALLASGSVPATVSTALVAGEPFRQALVDRLYRDSGVRRVLDLYGPTEDTVYSTFAERRPAGRESIGRALPGTRVYLLDAAQQPVPIGLPGELYLAGKGMSMGYKGRDDLTDAAFALPAALTHLETRAYRTGDIVRLAEDGEILYIGRRDHQIKLRGYRIELQEIDACLAGSGLVREAVADVVSTPAGQLVLVAHVAWPDGVDAPSASQALNAQLARHLPHYMRPQHLLVLGALPRTLNGKIDRRALPRVLTEPLAQHQEAPLEPGLMVELAAVWAEVLGTAPTSRHANFIELGGNSLSAVQLRVALQRRWSLDVPLAVLLTLPVLNEQAMVLAELRGSATAEAARNAVLSDNDGAELEEIDL
- a CDS encoding MupA/Atu3671 family FMN-dependent luciferase-like monooxygenase, which encodes MPELKRQLAALTPDQRAKLKARLAGEAAPPKVAPSASESVVPNGRPIDFTLFFFSANGASQSLGKYELLLRCAEFGDTHGFKAIWTPERHFSQFGGLYPNPAVLGAALAARTSQLEIRAGSVVLPLHNPLAVAEDWAVVDNLSGGRVGLAFATGWHKTDFVLRPEAFATRRESMAASIELLQKLWRGEQVSMPGVDGEPTAIVTFPRPTQPALKFWLTCKSEEGWAAAGRMGANVLAMMGASKTALAQCIATYRRARAEVGLPADSGTVSVMLHTYIDNDATRAKAKTREPLQSYLEDYIQQYRTLADPAIQQQVLSHKNDFLDFAFERYFEQASLLGPQSKCQGLLNELGDMGVNEIACLIDFGIDDNDVIASLALLADMANERRRAHAPSPAHHASFPEPA